Genomic segment of Mycolicibacterium psychrotolerans:
CACCCGCGACACCGGCCACATCACCAGACCGTTGACCAGGCTGCCGAAACCCTCCAGCAGGGAGGAGGGAACGTGGTCGGGATCCATCAGATCGTTCTCCCCGAAGGGCCCTGCGTCACCGGAGACCATGTGCCGTGTGAACTTTCGCAGCGATCGCCCCGTGCTGCGCAGAGCGTTGACGGTGGCCAGGAACGATCCGCGTCGCTCCATCTCCGCGCGGAACGCGGTCACCGACACCCCCAGGTGTTCGGAGACCAGATCGTCTCGGGCGAACAGGATTTCGTGAGCGATGTCCGGGCGGTCGCCGGCCTCGATCGCGACGTCGCACTCGCTGTCGAAGCCGAGCGAGCGGTTGTTCAGGTTCGACGACCCGATCCGCAGCAGCCGATCGTCGATGACCATCACCTTGGAATGGACGTAGACCGACATGCCGCCGGTGGTGACGGGCCAGTAGACGCCGAATCGGTTGTGTATGTCGGCATTCCACAACTCGCGCAGGAGTCGCTCGCGGGCGCTGTCCATGGACTCCTGCTCGAGCCGGCTCTCCGAACTGCGGGGCAGCACGATCACGACCTCGGGGCCGTCGGGCTCGCGCAGGCGCGCGGCGAGCGCATCGGCCAGCCGCCTCGACGCCAGGTACTGGTTCTCCAGGTAGATGACCGACCGCGCCTGGGCGATCGCGGCGAGGTCGAGCGCCTCGACTTCGCGGACCTCCGGCCGGGTGCGCAGTCGGGGCAGTGTGCGGGCGATCGCGACGTCGACGTCGCGCACCGCGGGGTTCAGTCCGCGCGGCCACACCGGTCCCTCGGCGGTCACCGGGTGCAGCGTCAGACCGGTCGCGTCGTGCCACCGCTGTCGCGCCTGATCGGCCAGCGCCTTCGCGGCGTCGTCGTCGACCACCGCGGCGACCTCGTGCCGGGGGCCGTAAGTGTGCCCTGCCGCCGAGCGGCCGTGATCGTGGCGCGCGTGTTCGCGCCTGTCCCAGCGGCCGAGGGTGAGGTCGATGCCGCCGCAGAACGCCACCGCGTCGTCGATGACGACGATCTTCTGGTGGTGCACCGCGCCGGTCGGGCGGGCGCCGTCGACGGCGAAATGCATGCGCGGCAGGGTGAGCCGATTCACCAGCGACACCGGGGTGACGCCGAACCAGAAGCCGTCGAGCGCGGGCAGCAGCTTCAGATTGGACTTGAGCAGGTAGATCTCGAGCTCGGGGCGCCGCCACACCAGCCAGGTCAGGAACAGCCCGAGATGGTTGGGACCGCTCAGCGACGCCCCGGTGGGCTCGAAGGCGGTGCGGGCGTCGAGGTCCCAGCCGATCAGCATGATCCGTCGGCGCGCGCCGAGCATCGCCTCCTTGACGTAATAGAGGTAGTCGGCGCCGTCGACGATACGGCTGAAGCGCCCGGCGCGTTCGGTGCGCCAGCACGTCACGCCAGGCACCAGCACCTGACCGCTCTGTCCGACCGCCGTCATCGCACGACGGTCCCGGCCTTGGTGGCGATGTGCAGAACGTCATGCATGGTGACGTCCACCTTAGTTGGCGAAGGCACCGGCAAAGCGGTCGCGCACACCGTGCACCTATCCGGTGCCGCTCGGAGGGCAAACCCACGTCACGGACGTGTCAGACCTCGTTCCGCACCCGGTCCCTAGGCTGTCGGTCGTGTCTTCCGGTCGCAGAGAAACTGTCGCCGTGGCGATCGGCGCGGTCCTGGTGGCCGCGGCGTTCGTCGTCCCGCACCTCGACCTGGGCCGTGTCACACCGCTGATCAACGCGACACCGGACCGGTTCCACGACTTCGCCGACACCGCCCCGCTCTTCGGCTGGTGGAATGCCCACGTGGGGCCGGGCACCATCCCGGCCGTCGCGCTGGCGGTGGCCGCGGTGCTGTGGGGGCCTGCGCTCGCCCAGCGACTGCCGTGGCGGTGGCTGCCGTGGACCGCCTGGGCGGTGTCGTGCGCGTGGGCGTTCAGCCTCGCGATGGTCGACGGCTGGCAGCGTGGCTTCGCCGGCCGGCTCACCGCCCGCCACGAGTACCTGCGTCAGGTCCCGACCATCGACGACGTCGGCGAGGCCGTGCGCACCTTCGCCGGCCGGATCCTGGACTATCAGCCCGATTCATGGATCACCCACGTCTCGGGGCACCCGCCGGGGGCGCTGCTGACGTTCGTCTGGCTGGACCGGATCGGGCTCGGCGGAGGGGCGTGGGCCGGGCTGCTCTGCCTGCTGGCCGGGTCCAGCGCGGCGGCCGCGATCGTCGTCGCGGTGCGAGCGCTCGCCGATGAGGACATGGCTCGGCGGGCGGCGCCGTTCGTGGCGATGGCGCCGACCGCGATCTGGATCGCCGTGTCGGCCGACGGCTACTTCGCAGGCGTCGCGGCGTGGGGCATCGCGCTGCTGGCGCTCGCGGTCACCGGGGCGACGCGTCTCGCGGTGCCGGCCGCGGCGGGGGCGGGCCTGCTGCTCGGCTGGGGCATCTTCTGCAACTACGGCCTGGGTCTGATGGCGTTGCCCGCCGTCGCGGTGCTGATCAGCGCACGCAGCCGGCGGGCCGCCCTGACCGCGCTGGTGCCGGCCGTGGTGGCCGCCCTGCTGGTCGTCGGCGCGTTCGCCGCGGCCGGGTTCTGGTGGCTGGACGGCTACCACCTGGTGCAGGAGCGCTACTGGCAGGGCATCGCCAACGACCGCCCGTTCCAGTACTGGGGCTGGGCGAACTTCGCATCGGTGGTGTGTGCGATCGGGCTGGGCAGCGTCGCCGGGCTCAGCCGCGTCTTCGACCTCGCCGCGCTGCGCCGCCGCAGCGGCCTGCATCTGGTACTGCTCGGTGCGCTGCTGGCCATTGTGGCGGCCGACCTGTCCCGCCTCAGCAAGGCCGAGACCGAACGCATCTGGCTACCGTTCATGGTGTGGCTGGTCGCCTCGGCGGCGCTGCTGCCGAGCCGGTCACACCGGTGGTGGCTGGCCCTCAACGTCATCGGCGCGCTGGCCGTCAACCACCTGATCCTGACGAACTGGTAGCCGGCGCGCCACCAAGAG
This window contains:
- a CDS encoding phospholipase D-like domain-containing protein; translation: MTAVGQSGQVLVPGVTCWRTERAGRFSRIVDGADYLYYVKEAMLGARRRIMLIGWDLDARTAFEPTGASLSGPNHLGLFLTWLVWRRPELEIYLLKSNLKLLPALDGFWFGVTPVSLVNRLTLPRMHFAVDGARPTGAVHHQKIVVIDDAVAFCGGIDLTLGRWDRREHARHDHGRSAAGHTYGPRHEVAAVVDDDAAKALADQARQRWHDATGLTLHPVTAEGPVWPRGLNPAVRDVDVAIARTLPRLRTRPEVREVEALDLAAIAQARSVIYLENQYLASRRLADALAARLREPDGPEVVIVLPRSSESRLEQESMDSARERLLRELWNADIHNRFGVYWPVTTGGMSVYVHSKVMVIDDRLLRIGSSNLNNRSLGFDSECDVAIEAGDRPDIAHEILFARDDLVSEHLGVSVTAFRAEMERRGSFLATVNALRSTGRSLRKFTRHMVSGDAGPFGENDLMDPDHVPSSLLEGFGSLVNGLVMWPVSRVYPTVVSHIASWALPDRDAGDNTD